A genomic region of Candidatus Binataceae bacterium contains the following coding sequences:
- a CDS encoding HAMP domain-containing sensor histidine kinase — translation MARVSANEIDREVERWLGEICLTLELDRAAIIYLGRGVTHRWNRPGIAAIRYGTVTMKISPWISMRVLEGREMVWSKGMHLPREAADYERFMKEMGQTAQVALPFRVGGVTVGGVTFGKFRTGYRWQPRIVRQLRLVAEFLGHLLQRRDIEMQLEKVRSELTLASRRMMMGELVASISHEVNQPLGAILTNAQTARRMLSADVPAIPDVIPALTDIVDDARRASEIVRRVRAMFKGDETSKATLQVDSLLAECEALLRNEAAIRRIELKVAADSSLAPILGDRIQLLQCVTNLALNGFDSIADEHQGRREVTITAAKAEPGYINISVRDSGVGIDTAISDRIFDAFVTTKPQGMGIGLLVVRSIVEGHGGRIWAQSDPGGGAIFTCALPVVRTNNGAGSAWSDERPSQSSGHRRRRLDAPSA, via the coding sequence ATGGCACGGGTGTCGGCCAATGAAATCGATCGCGAAGTGGAGCGCTGGCTTGGCGAGATTTGCCTGACGCTCGAACTCGATCGCGCTGCGATAATTTATCTCGGCCGCGGCGTAACGCATCGATGGAATAGGCCCGGTATCGCAGCCATACGTTACGGCACCGTCACAATGAAAATCTCGCCCTGGATCTCGATGCGTGTGCTCGAGGGCCGCGAGATGGTGTGGTCAAAGGGCATGCACCTGCCGAGGGAAGCGGCCGACTACGAGCGCTTCATGAAGGAAATGGGCCAGACTGCGCAGGTCGCGCTGCCATTTCGCGTCGGCGGAGTCACGGTCGGCGGCGTCACCTTCGGCAAGTTCCGCACCGGCTACCGCTGGCAGCCGCGAATCGTGCGGCAGTTGCGGCTCGTTGCTGAATTCCTGGGCCACCTGCTGCAGCGGCGTGACATCGAAATGCAACTCGAAAAAGTTCGCAGCGAGCTCACGCTCGCCTCGCGGCGCATGATGATGGGCGAGCTGGTCGCCTCGATTTCACACGAAGTCAACCAGCCGCTGGGAGCGATCCTGACCAACGCCCAAACGGCGCGGCGCATGCTAAGCGCCGATGTCCCAGCTATCCCGGACGTGATCCCTGCTCTTACAGACATCGTCGATGATGCCAGACGCGCGAGTGAGATCGTGCGCCGCGTGCGCGCGATGTTCAAGGGTGATGAGACCAGCAAGGCCACGCTTCAAGTCGACTCGCTGCTCGCCGAGTGCGAAGCGCTGCTTCGCAATGAGGCGGCGATCAGGCGGATTGAGCTCAAGGTCGCGGCCGACTCGAGCCTAGCCCCGATACTCGGCGACCGAATTCAGCTTCTGCAATGCGTGACGAACCTCGCGCTCAATGGCTTCGATTCGATCGCCGATGAACACCAAGGTCGCCGCGAGGTCACGATCACTGCGGCGAAGGCCGAGCCTGGCTATATCAACATCAGTGTTCGCGACAGCGGGGTGGGAATCGACACCGCGATAAGCGATCGCATCTTCGACGCCTTCGTGACCACCAAGCCTCAGGGGATGGGAATTGGCTTGCTGGTCGTGCGATCGATCGTCGAGGGTCACGGCGGTAGGATATGGGCGCAATCGGACCCGGGCGGCGGAGCGATTTTCACCTGCGCGCTTCCAGTCGTGCGCACGAACAACGGAGCAGGTTCAGCTTGGAGCGATGAGCGACCCAGTCAGAGTAGCGGTCATCGAAGACGACGTCTCGATGCGCCGAGCGCTTGA
- a CDS encoding DUF2950 domain-containing protein produces MAFGLATVARAAQDSFPTPQAAVDALIAAAKNSNAAAANEILGPDAKEAISSGDPVADKAGREQFIAGYDRMHRLAYNTDNQVILYIGAENWPFPIPIVKRGEGWEFDTPAGLKELLFRRIGSNELFTIAALRTLVDAQKQYADAQGGGKLYAQQIMSTPGTHDGLYWKAAVGEPESPIGPLVAEATAAGYGPSSGKTKPFHGYLYRLLTSQGVSAPGGPENYIVDGKMIKGFAFLAYPSDYRSTGVMTFQVNEDGVVLQKDLGKNTVALASQIKDFSPDKSWTPVPEYGD; encoded by the coding sequence GTGGCATTTGGATTAGCGACCGTTGCCCGGGCTGCGCAAGACTCCTTTCCTACTCCGCAGGCGGCCGTCGATGCGTTGATCGCGGCGGCGAAGAACTCAAATGCTGCCGCAGCGAATGAAATCCTGGGACCTGACGCGAAAGAAGCGATCTCGTCCGGCGATCCGGTCGCCGACAAGGCGGGACGCGAGCAGTTCATCGCGGGCTACGATCGGATGCATCGCCTCGCGTACAACACCGACAACCAGGTAATTCTGTATATCGGCGCTGAGAATTGGCCATTTCCTATTCCAATCGTGAAACGCGGCGAGGGATGGGAATTCGACACACCGGCCGGTCTCAAGGAACTCCTCTTTCGCCGCATCGGCAGCAACGAGCTATTTACTATCGCAGCGCTGCGAACACTAGTCGATGCGCAAAAACAATATGCCGATGCGCAGGGAGGCGGAAAGCTCTACGCTCAACAGATAATGAGCACCCCGGGTACCCACGACGGTCTCTACTGGAAAGCGGCGGTGGGCGAACCTGAGAGCCCGATTGGGCCATTGGTGGCGGAAGCCACAGCGGCCGGCTATGGACCATCGAGTGGCAAGACGAAACCCTTTCACGGCTACCTTTACAGGTTATTGACCAGCCAGGGAGTCAGTGCGCCAGGCGGACCCGAAAACTATATCGTCGATGGAAAAATGATTAAGGGATTTGCCTTCCTCGCATATCCGTCTGACTATCGATCAACTGGCGTGATGACTTTCCAGGTCAATGAGGACGGCGTCGTGCTGCAAAAGGATCTCGGCAAGAACACGGTCGCGCTCGCAAGTCAGATTAAGGATTTCAGTCCTGACAAATCATGGACACCGGTTCCGGAATATGGCGACTGA
- a CDS encoding response regulator, with protein sequence MSAPTKPAATILVVDDDASILRAMHRLLISVGFQVLTFDSSEALLAAELPSGDLCLLTDIYLPGANGTELSRALNDSGRKVPVILMTARTDGHTRKLADTVAAVATLYKPFDEDALLEAINDALGSS encoded by the coding sequence ATGTCTGCGCCGACTAAGCCTGCCGCCACGATACTGGTCGTTGACGACGATGCCTCGATCTTGAGAGCGATGCATCGGCTACTTATCTCGGTGGGATTTCAGGTTCTTACGTTCGACAGTTCCGAGGCGCTGCTCGCGGCTGAGCTGCCATCGGGCGATCTTTGTCTGTTGACGGATATTTACCTGCCCGGCGCGAACGGCACTGAGCTGAGTCGTGCGCTGAACGATTCGGGCCGTAAAGTGCCGGTGATCCTGATGACAGCGCGCACGGACGGGCACACCAGGAAATTAGCCGACACGGTTGCTGCGGTTGCGACGCTCTACAAGCCGTTCGATGAAGATGCGCTGCTCGAGGCGATAAACGACGCGCTCGGCTCGAGCTGA
- a CDS encoding response regulator — MRRALERLLTSAGFEAAVYESAEDFLRTIDQRRVDCVVADVQLPRLDGLGLQARLKELAPDAALVFVTGHGNLAVAMRAMKQGAVDFLEKPIDDQSLITAIRNGTERSRRQHQQRSRKIELEARFNQLSKREREVFALITKGLLNKQAGFELGTTERTIKAHRARVTEKMGADSLAELVRMAEVLGIHED, encoded by the coding sequence ATGCGCCGAGCGCTTGAGCGGTTGCTGACATCGGCGGGATTCGAAGCCGCCGTGTACGAGTCGGCAGAGGATTTTCTGCGTACCATCGATCAGCGCCGCGTCGATTGTGTCGTCGCGGATGTGCAGCTTCCGCGGCTCGACGGCCTGGGGCTGCAGGCGCGACTAAAGGAACTCGCGCCTGATGCGGCGCTCGTCTTCGTCACGGGTCACGGCAATCTCGCCGTGGCGATGCGCGCGATGAAGCAGGGCGCCGTCGACTTTCTCGAAAAGCCTATCGACGATCAATCGCTGATCACGGCCATTCGCAATGGGACCGAGCGGTCACGCCGTCAGCACCAGCAACGCTCGCGCAAAATCGAGCTCGAAGCGCGTTTTAATCAACTGTCAAAACGCGAGCGCGAGGTCTTCGCACTCATCACGAAGGGGCTTCTGAACAAACAAGCGGGGTTCGAGTTAGGAACGACCGAACGAACGATTAAAGCTCATCGTGCGCGAGTGACTGAGAAAATGGGCGCTGACTCGCTCGCCGAGCTGGTCCGCATGGCCGAGGTACTCGGCATCCACGAGGACTAG
- a CDS encoding DUF3300 domain-containing protein — MTISAGLFALTIDTIQQTAVALADSPMATPAVSAPPPPANSDMPGPAPGKATQQQLEQLVSPIALYPDILVAQILAASTYPTQIVEADRWLQQNKNLKGKALTDAVSQQPWDPSVKSLCQYAPVLDNLNQNLSWTSALGQAYYNQPTDVMSAIQTLRNMALKSGNLKSGPQQTVKVEPSPPPATGTSSTTIVAQSGTTVVTQPNGSSQTIIIEPTQPQVVYVPSYNPTTAYGQPMAAPPGYSGADLMMASMMSFGVGMLVGDMIGSSSNNWGCNWHGGNVVYNKNVYVSNSNVYPSRSGYGYRPPNGYNHPYYGNNAYPRPYNSPYAKNNPYGSYHEPTMPKQYNSYGDWNKPVSQQNQFQNQNRPMNQNESRYANNERTPNSNWNNNAFRGYHDQNSNPDRSSWGNMGKQQPGGFTQASSSRGRDSYSGNTGRWGGGGWGGGGGGGRSGRFR; from the coding sequence GTGACTATCAGCGCTGGGTTGTTTGCGTTGACGATAGATACGATCCAGCAAACGGCGGTCGCACTTGCCGACAGCCCGATGGCGACGCCGGCGGTTTCCGCGCCACCGCCGCCTGCCAACAGCGACATGCCCGGTCCCGCGCCTGGCAAGGCTACGCAGCAGCAGCTCGAACAGCTCGTTTCGCCGATCGCGCTCTACCCCGACATACTGGTGGCGCAGATTCTGGCCGCGTCGACTTATCCGACGCAGATCGTCGAGGCGGATCGCTGGCTTCAGCAAAACAAAAATCTCAAGGGCAAGGCGCTGACGGATGCGGTCAGTCAGCAGCCGTGGGATCCGAGCGTCAAGTCGCTCTGCCAGTATGCGCCGGTGCTCGACAATCTGAATCAGAATCTGTCGTGGACATCGGCGCTCGGCCAAGCTTACTACAATCAACCAACCGATGTGATGAGCGCGATTCAGACGCTGCGCAACATGGCGTTGAAATCGGGCAATCTCAAGTCGGGGCCGCAGCAGACTGTGAAGGTCGAGCCGAGTCCGCCGCCGGCCACCGGCACGAGCTCGACGACCATCGTAGCGCAATCCGGCACGACCGTCGTGACCCAGCCCAATGGCTCATCGCAGACGATCATCATCGAACCCACGCAGCCGCAAGTCGTATATGTACCGAGCTACAATCCCACAACCGCGTATGGGCAGCCGATGGCGGCGCCGCCCGGCTACAGCGGCGCCGACCTGATGATGGCGAGCATGATGTCGTTTGGCGTCGGCATGCTGGTCGGCGACATGATCGGTTCGTCGTCAAATAACTGGGGATGCAACTGGCACGGCGGCAACGTCGTGTATAACAAGAACGTTTACGTCTCGAACAGCAACGTATATCCGAGCCGATCCGGATATGGCTATCGACCGCCGAATGGCTATAACCATCCGTACTACGGGAACAATGCCTATCCGCGGCCGTACAATTCGCCCTACGCCAAAAACAATCCCTACGGCTCTTATCATGAGCCGACGATGCCGAAGCAGTACAACTCTTACGGCGACTGGAATAAACCGGTATCGCAGCAGAACCAGTTTCAGAATCAGAACCGGCCTATGAATCAAAATGAATCGCGGTATGCGAACAACGAGCGAACGCCTAACTCGAACTGGAATAACAATGCGTTTCGCGGCTACCACGATCAGAACAGCAATCCCGACCGCTCGTCATGGGGCAACATGGGCAAGCAGCAGCCGGGCGGCTTCACGCAAGCCAGCAGCTCGCGCGGCAGAGATAGTTATTCGGGCAACACCGGCCGTTGGGGCGGTGGCGGTTGGGGCGGCGGTGGAGGTGGTGGTCGTTCCGGCCGATTCCGCTAA